One region of Brachybacterium saurashtrense genomic DNA includes:
- a CDS encoding DUF1846 domain-containing protein — translation MIDSAPHPPAPSPRPAAGSRIGFDRERYIAEQSRHIKRRREQIGGKLYLEMGGKLFDDHHASRVLPGFTPDNKIAMLHRLKDELEILVCLNAKDLERQKVRADLGITYEDDVLRLVDVFREHGFLVQNVAVTQLEKSNHVARAFIERLQRLGLTVARHSVIPGYPQDTARIVSAEGFGANEYTRTSRDLIVVTAPGPGSGKLATCLSQIYHDHERGIAAGYAKFETFPIWNLPLEHPVNLAYESATADLDDLNLIDPFHLAAYGEQVTSYNRDVEVFPLLRTLLERLTGASPYASPTDMGVNLAGECIVDDAVCREAARQEIIRRYYKALVHERINDEDDVVSQRIGMVMSKAGCTPSDRAVVDPALAVEARTGEPGAAIQLADGTLVTGKTSALLGCSAAMLLNALKRLAGLEDAVQLLSPASIEPIQTLKTQHLGSRNPRLHTDEVLIALSVSAANDGNARRALEQLRSLAGCDVHTTTILGTVDEDIFRSLGISVTSEPRFLRPALYHKR, via the coding sequence GTGATCGACTCGGCCCCCCACCCTCCTGCCCCCTCGCCCCGTCCTGCCGCGGGCTCTCGGATCGGCTTCGACCGCGAGCGCTACATCGCCGAGCAGTCGCGGCACATCAAGCGCCGCCGGGAGCAGATCGGCGGGAAGCTGTACCTGGAGATGGGCGGGAAGCTGTTCGACGACCACCATGCCTCCCGGGTGCTGCCCGGCTTCACGCCGGACAACAAGATCGCGATGCTGCACCGCCTGAAGGACGAGCTCGAGATCCTGGTGTGCCTGAACGCGAAGGACCTCGAACGGCAGAAGGTGCGCGCCGATCTGGGGATCACCTACGAGGATGACGTGTTGCGCCTGGTGGACGTGTTCCGCGAGCACGGCTTCCTGGTGCAGAACGTGGCGGTCACCCAGCTGGAGAAGTCCAATCACGTGGCGCGGGCATTCATCGAGCGCCTGCAGCGACTGGGCCTCACCGTGGCCCGGCACAGCGTGATCCCCGGCTACCCGCAGGACACCGCCCGGATCGTCTCCGCCGAGGGCTTCGGGGCGAACGAGTACACCCGCACCAGCCGCGACCTGATCGTGGTGACGGCACCCGGGCCCGGATCCGGCAAGCTCGCCACCTGTCTCTCGCAGATCTACCACGACCACGAGCGCGGCATCGCCGCCGGCTACGCGAAGTTCGAGACCTTCCCGATCTGGAACCTGCCGCTCGAGCACCCGGTGAACCTCGCGTACGAGTCCGCCACGGCGGATCTGGACGACCTGAACCTCATCGACCCCTTCCACCTCGCCGCGTACGGCGAGCAGGTGACCAGCTACAACCGCGACGTGGAGGTGTTCCCTCTGCTGCGCACCCTGCTGGAGCGGCTCACCGGCGCCTCGCCCTACGCCTCCCCCACCGACATGGGCGTGAACCTCGCGGGCGAGTGCATCGTGGACGACGCCGTGTGCCGGGAGGCGGCGCGCCAGGAGATCATCCGCCGCTACTACAAGGCCCTGGTGCACGAGCGGATCAACGACGAGGACGACGTCGTCTCCCAGCGCATCGGGATGGTGATGTCCAAGGCGGGCTGCACCCCGAGCGACAGGGCGGTGGTGGATCCGGCCCTCGCGGTAGAGGCCCGCACCGGGGAGCCCGGCGCCGCGATCCAGCTGGCCGACGGCACTCTGGTCACCGGGAAGACTTCGGCACTGCTGGGCTGCTCGGCGGCGATGCTGCTGAACGCGCTCAAGCGCCTGGCCGGCCTCGAGGACGCCGTGCAGCTGCTCTCGCCCGCCTCGATCGAGCCGATCCAGACCCTGAAGACCCAGCACCTGGGGTCGCGCAATCCGCGTCTGCACACCGACGAGGTGCTGATCGCGCTGTCGGTCTCCGCCGCGAACGACGGCAACGCCCGGCGCGCCCTCGAGCAGCTGCGCAGCCTCGCCGGCTGCGACGTGCACACCACCACGATCCTCGGGACCGTGGACGAGGACATCTTCCGCAGCCTCGGGATCTCCGTCACCTCGGAGCCGCGGTTCCTGCGGCCCGCGCTCTACCACAAGCGCTGA
- a CDS encoding endonuclease/exonuclease/phosphatase family protein has product MALPPARRTVLTGLGAAAALGALSTPAVAAPTESGPGSALIGRAQRDALHVMSANIRYDRSAGGGTVAGDPDHWPDRRPLLVELLQREKPTLLGVQEALSGQLSAIEEALPRHRSVGYGRDGGSRGEYSAIFYDSTRLEVLAWDQFWLSDTPEVIGSATWGNTVTRIVVWAHLRDVATGAEIAMLNTHFDHQSENARIRSADAILDLLRGGELDALPTIVTGDFNSAAHDSGAYTALVSDGPLVDTWDAAAQQLTPAWGTFPGYDDPVEGGDRIDWVLTTEDLVTEQAALNVWRDASGAYPSDHAPVQALIALP; this is encoded by the coding sequence ATGGCCCTCCCTCCCGCCCGCCGCACCGTCCTCACCGGCCTCGGCGCCGCCGCCGCCCTCGGCGCCCTCTCGACCCCGGCCGTGGCCGCCCCCACCGAGTCCGGCCCGGGCAGCGCCCTGATCGGCCGTGCCCAGCGCGACGCGCTGCACGTGATGAGCGCCAACATCCGCTACGACCGCTCCGCCGGAGGCGGCACCGTCGCGGGCGACCCGGACCACTGGCCCGATCGTCGGCCCCTGCTCGTCGAGCTGCTCCAGCGCGAGAAGCCCACCCTCCTGGGCGTCCAGGAGGCCCTGTCCGGGCAGCTCTCCGCGATCGAGGAGGCGCTGCCGCGACATCGCAGCGTCGGCTACGGCCGGGACGGCGGCAGCCGCGGCGAGTACTCGGCGATCTTCTACGACAGCACGCGTCTCGAGGTGCTCGCCTGGGACCAGTTCTGGCTCTCCGACACCCCGGAGGTGATCGGTTCGGCCACCTGGGGCAACACCGTCACCCGGATCGTGGTGTGGGCCCACCTGCGCGACGTCGCCACCGGTGCCGAGATCGCGATGCTCAACACGCACTTCGACCACCAGAGCGAGAACGCGAGGATCCGCAGCGCCGACGCGATCCTCGACCTCCTCCGCGGCGGGGAGCTCGACGCGCTGCCCACCATCGTCACCGGCGACTTCAACTCCGCCGCCCACGACTCCGGCGCCTACACCGCCCTGGTCTCCGACGGACCGCTGGTGGACACCTGGGATGCCGCCGCGCAGCAGCTCACGCCCGCCTGGGGCACCTTCCCCGGCTACGACGACCCCGTGGAGGGCGGCGACCGCATCGACTGGGTGCTCACCACCGAGGACCTGGTCACCGAGCAGGCCGCGCTCAACGTGTGGCGCGACGCCTCCGGCGCCTACCCCTCCGACCACGCCCCGGTGCAGGCGCTGATCGCCCTGCCCTGA
- a CDS encoding Gfo/Idh/MocA family oxidoreductase yields MRVGLVGYGVGGRQFHAPFLEAATDIEIAGVVARSETTTAAVREDFPQVPIFPSLTTMLEAGVDAVTITTPPATRRDLVMEAIAAGVHVVADKPFAPSAAVAREMAEAARAAGVQLSVFHNRRFDADLRTLRGVLDSGALGELWRVHSRFDLDQPELLEAGEHGGLLRDLGTHLVDQMMWLLGPVRAVSARLDHVELAEGRTDAAFALTLQHADGVTSCTSSTKLNHLHERTLRAYGSAGSYTATSTDVQAEAIAAGKRPVQDPENWGYEAPERWGTLHTAEGHEPVPSAQGSYTAFYEQFAAACAGRGAAPSPASEGIAVLEVLDAARRSDENGGAFIPLA; encoded by the coding sequence ATGCGAGTCGGTCTGGTGGGGTACGGCGTCGGAGGGCGGCAGTTCCACGCCCCGTTCCTCGAGGCGGCCACGGACATCGAGATCGCCGGGGTGGTGGCCCGCTCGGAGACCACCACCGCAGCCGTGCGGGAGGACTTCCCGCAGGTGCCGATCTTCCCGAGCCTCACCACGATGCTCGAGGCGGGCGTCGACGCCGTGACGATCACGACGCCGCCCGCGACGCGTCGCGATCTCGTGATGGAGGCGATCGCCGCGGGCGTGCACGTGGTGGCCGACAAGCCCTTCGCCCCCTCCGCCGCCGTGGCCCGCGAGATGGCCGAGGCCGCACGAGCCGCCGGAGTGCAGCTGAGCGTCTTCCACAACCGCCGCTTCGATGCGGATCTGCGCACCCTCCGGGGAGTTCTCGACAGCGGTGCCCTCGGCGAGCTGTGGCGGGTGCACTCGCGCTTCGATCTCGATCAGCCGGAGCTGCTCGAGGCGGGCGAGCACGGCGGGCTGCTGCGCGACCTCGGCACCCACCTGGTGGATCAGATGATGTGGCTGCTCGGGCCGGTGCGTGCGGTCTCCGCCCGGCTCGACCACGTGGAGCTCGCGGAGGGACGCACCGACGCCGCCTTCGCGCTCACCCTCCAGCACGCCGACGGCGTCACCTCCTGCACCTCCTCCACCAAGCTCAACCACCTCCACGAGCGCACGCTGCGCGCCTACGGGAGCGCCGGCTCCTACACCGCGACGAGCACCGACGTGCAGGCCGAGGCGATCGCCGCCGGGAAGCGCCCTGTGCAGGACCCGGAGAACTGGGGCTACGAGGCGCCGGAGCGGTGGGGGACCCTCCACACCGCTGAGGGCCACGAGCCGGTCCCCTCGGCCCAGGGCTCCTACACCGCCTTCTACGAGCAGTTCGCCGCCGCCTGCGCGGGGCGCGGTGCGGCGCCGTCCCCCGCGAGCGAGGGCATCGCCGTGCTGGAGGTCCTCGACGCCGCCCGCCGCAGCGACGAGAACGGCGGGGCGTTCATCCCGCTGGCGTGA